Part of the Candidatus Brocadia sinica JPN1 genome, TGGAAAAGCTCCTTTTGAAGCTGGACGAAGAACAGATCCTCAGCTTTGAAGACGGATTCAAATTTCTCGGCGTTACCTTCGTGCGAAGCATGATTATGGTGCCTTTCGACCGCCCAAAAAAGGAGAAAAAAGTCCTGTTTTATCCAAAACCATTAAATCTTGAAGAATATCTTTATAGAAAAACCGGGTTTGCCACAGAGGACACAGAGACCACAGAGAATAAATAATGGATTCTTTAACGGAACAGATTATAGCGGCGGCAATAGAGGTTCACCGCACTTTGGGGCCGGGGCTGCTGGAATCTATTTATGAAGAAGCCCTCTGCCACGAATTATCATTGAGACGTATTCCCTTTGAACGGCAGAAGGAATCGGATGTGATTTACAAGGATAAGATAATAAAGGGACAGAGACTTGATCTGCTTGTGTTTGGAGAGGTGGTGGTTGAGATTAAATCCGTACGTAAGATAGAAGATGTATTTACTGCTCAAGTACTCTCCTATCTGAAAAGTACAAAGTTGAAACGGGCATTGTTAATAAATTTTGGTGAGTCAAGACTCGTTGATGGAATCAAACGAATTTCGTTATAACTTTAATTTTAGCCACAGAGGTCACAGAGGTCACAGAGAATAGATAATTCCTGAAAATACTTATTTTGTAACACTTTAGTTCTTTGAAAAATTAACAAGCGATTTTATAGGCCAACCCAGAAGGCGTTTTTACCGTCAGGGCGTTTTTGGCAATTGCCAGAAGGTTTTCAACGGGATTAGCACCTTGTAATTCCGCAGAGCGAAGCAATGTCATAAGGATAGCCTGGGTATTCGCACCTTGAG contains:
- a CDS encoding GxxExxY protein, translated to MDSLTEQIIAAAIEVHRTLGPGLLESIYEEALCHELSLRRIPFERQKESDVIYKDKIIKGQRLDLLVFGEVVVEIKSVRKIEDVFTAQVLSYLKSTKLKRALLINFGESRLVDGIKRISL